Proteins encoded by one window of Lepeophtheirus salmonis chromosome 3, UVic_Lsal_1.4, whole genome shotgun sequence:
- the LOC121115299 gene encoding putative sodium-coupled neutral amino acid transporter 10 isoform X2 — MSFNYVITIANSIIGVSILAMPFCFKECGILLASLLLISAGIMVKIVCHLMLKSALIARRNNYEILAFHTFGYSGKIAVEICMIGFMMGTCVAFFVVMGDLGPPIASVITGLQNNSNLRVGVLIVLGLCVALPLALLRNVGSLSGICVVSVSFYASVLCHILFSASGKLMDALTSDNLNYWRPAGILQCFPIFIMALSCQPQVFEIYDSLPDPNIYTMYSIISSAVNLCTIVYICFGFFGYIMFYTQEIGGNILVEFDPSITVELIKLGFVLSIAVSFPLVIFPCRTALHSLLYKKTHSLTSSDSPNGFIPYDRFNKITFFIVICTLFIGILIPDIELVLGLIGSTIGSVINIIIPALIFLKLTTIDNTERISAKFIAVIGVSLMIFGSYGNLFMVKSPEISHGELKVAKNLNAIDPQNSPTLKDLSNLVPSIANNLEVAIKKNASLEETVKPLIHKNLTAQVKKISNNDNTNKDTKIVKEEEQEVEAVAPSESKAKVNVKSTFKSKVNKSIKTKVVIPKKEN; from the exons ATGTcctttaattatgttattactaTTGCTAATAGCATAATTGGTGTATCCATTCTTGCAATGCCCTTTTGCTTTAAAGAG TGTGGAATTCTACTGGCAAGTCTCCTACTGATCTCAGCTGGAATTATGGTCAAAATTGTTTGCCATTTAATGCTCAAATCAGCCTTAATTGCTCGAAGAAACAATTATGAGATATTAGCATTCCATACTTTCGGGTACAGCGGTAAAATCGCCGTTGAAATTTGCATGATTGGTTTTATGATGGGTACCTGTGTGGCATTCTTTGTCGTTATGGGAGATTTGGGTCCTCCTATAGCCTCTGTTATTACGGGGCTCCAAAATAATTCGAATTTAAGAGTTGGGGTATTAATCG TTTTGGGTCTATGTGTGGCTCTGCCCCTTGCATTACTCCGTAATGTAGGTAGTTTATCAGGAATTTGTGTCGTGTCCGTTTCATTTTACGCTTCAGTGTTATGTCACATATTGTTTTCTGCATCTGGAAAACTTATGGATGCTTTAACCTCTGACAACCTTAATTATTGGAGACCTGCTGGAATTCTTCAATGCTTTCCCATCTTTATTATGGCACTTTCTTGTCAACC acaagtatttgaaatttacgaCTCTCTTCCAGATCCgaatatttatacaatgtacTCCATAATTAGTAGTGCTGTCAACCTTTGTACCatagtttatatttgttttggattttttggatatataatGTTCTACACTCAAGAAATTGGAG gaaACATTCTTGTAGAATTTGATCCCTCAATTACCGTTGAATTAATCAAACTTGGATTTGTATTATCTATTGCTGTCAGCTTCCCTTTGGTCATATTTCCATGCCGAACAGCCCTTCATTCATTGCTTTACAAAAAG ACCCATTCACTGACGTCGAGCGATTCGCCCAATGGATTCATTCCATATGATagattcaataaaataacattttttattgtaatttgtacTCTATTTATCGGAATTCTCATTCCGGATATTGAATTGGTTCTAGGGCTCATAGGATCAACAATTGGTTCCGTCATAAACATAATCATTCCCgccttaatatttttaaaattgacaaCTATAGACAATACTGAGCGTATCAGTGCTAAATTCATCGCTGTCATTGGCGTCTCCTTAATGATATTTGGATCATACGGCAATTTGTTTATGGTTAAGAGTCCGGAGATATCACATGGTGAATTAAAAGTTGCTAAAAATTTGAATGCCATAGATCCTCAGAATAGTCCTACCTTAAAAG ATCTCTCAAATCTTGTTCCATCCATTGCTAATAATCTGGAAGTGGCTATTAAAAAGAATGCAAGTCTTGAGGAAACAGTGAAGCCTCtaatccataaaaatttaacaGCTCAggtaaaaaagatttcaaacaatgataatactaataaagatacaaaaattgttaaagaagaagaacaagaaGTTGAAGCTGTAGCACCTTCCGAATCCAAGGCCAAAGTTAATGTGAAGTCCACATTCAAATCTAaagttaataaatcaataaaaactaaagttgTCATtccgaaaaaagaaaattag
- the LOC121115299 gene encoding putative sodium-coupled neutral amino acid transporter 10 isoform X3, with product MSFNYVITIANSIIGVSILAMPFCFKECGILLASLLLISAGIMVKIVCHLMLKSALIARRNNYEILAFHTFGYSGKIAVEICMIGFMMGTCVAFFVVMGDLGPPIASVITGLQNNSNLRVGVLIVLGLCVALPLALLRNVGSLSGICVVSVSFYASVLCHILFSASGKLMDALTSDNLNYWRPAGILQCFPIFIMALSCQPQVFEIYDSLPDPNIYTMYSIISSAVNLCTIVYICFGFFGYIMFYTQEIGGLCSNETFTVIFILNYLGNILVEFDPSITVELIKLGFVLSIAVSFPLVIFPCRTALHSLLYKKTHSLTSSDSPNGFIPYDRFNKITFFIVICTLFIGILIPDIELVLGLIGSTIGSVINIIIPALIFLKLTTIDNTERISAKFIAVIGVSLMIFGSYGNLFMVKSPEISHGELKVAKNLNAIDPQNSPTLKDLSNLVPSIANNLEVAIKKNASLEETVKPLIHKNLTAQKKNKKLKL from the exons ATGTcctttaattatgttattactaTTGCTAATAGCATAATTGGTGTATCCATTCTTGCAATGCCCTTTTGCTTTAAAGAG TGTGGAATTCTACTGGCAAGTCTCCTACTGATCTCAGCTGGAATTATGGTCAAAATTGTTTGCCATTTAATGCTCAAATCAGCCTTAATTGCTCGAAGAAACAATTATGAGATATTAGCATTCCATACTTTCGGGTACAGCGGTAAAATCGCCGTTGAAATTTGCATGATTGGTTTTATGATGGGTACCTGTGTGGCATTCTTTGTCGTTATGGGAGATTTGGGTCCTCCTATAGCCTCTGTTATTACGGGGCTCCAAAATAATTCGAATTTAAGAGTTGGGGTATTAATCG TTTTGGGTCTATGTGTGGCTCTGCCCCTTGCATTACTCCGTAATGTAGGTAGTTTATCAGGAATTTGTGTCGTGTCCGTTTCATTTTACGCTTCAGTGTTATGTCACATATTGTTTTCTGCATCTGGAAAACTTATGGATGCTTTAACCTCTGACAACCTTAATTATTGGAGACCTGCTGGAATTCTTCAATGCTTTCCCATCTTTATTATGGCACTTTCTTGTCAACC acaagtatttgaaatttacgaCTCTCTTCCAGATCCgaatatttatacaatgtacTCCATAATTAGTAGTGCTGTCAACCTTTGTACCatagtttatatttgttttggattttttggatatataatGTTCTACACTCAAGAAATTGGAGGTTTGTGTAGCAATGAAACCTTtacagttatatttattttaaattatttaggaaACATTCTTGTAGAATTTGATCCCTCAATTACCGTTGAATTAATCAAACTTGGATTTGTATTATCTATTGCTGTCAGCTTCCCTTTGGTCATATTTCCATGCCGAACAGCCCTTCATTCATTGCTTTACAAAAAG ACCCATTCACTGACGTCGAGCGATTCGCCCAATGGATTCATTCCATATGATagattcaataaaataacattttttattgtaatttgtacTCTATTTATCGGAATTCTCATTCCGGATATTGAATTGGTTCTAGGGCTCATAGGATCAACAATTGGTTCCGTCATAAACATAATCATTCCCgccttaatatttttaaaattgacaaCTATAGACAATACTGAGCGTATCAGTGCTAAATTCATCGCTGTCATTGGCGTCTCCTTAATGATATTTGGATCATACGGCAATTTGTTTATGGTTAAGAGTCCGGAGATATCACATGGTGAATTAAAAGTTGCTAAAAATTTGAATGCCATAGATCCTCAGAATAGTCCTACCTTAAAAG ATCTCTCAAATCTTGTTCCATCCATTGCTAATAATCTGGAAGTGGCTATTAAAAAGAATGCAAGTCTTGAGGAAACAGTGAAGCCTCtaatccataaaaatttaacaGCTCAg aagaagaacaagaaGTTGAAGCTGTAG
- the LOC121115299 gene encoding putative sodium-coupled neutral amino acid transporter 10 isoform X5 translates to MSFNYVITIANSIIGVSILAMPFCFKECGILLASLLLISAGIMVKIVCHLMLKSALIARRNNYEILAFHTFGYSGKIAVEICMIGFMMGTCVAFFVVMGDLGPPIASVITGLQNNSNLRVGVLIVLGLCVALPLALLRNVGSLSGICVVSVSFYASVLCHILFSASGKLMDALTSDNLNYWRPAGILQCFPIFIMALSCQPQVFEIYDSLPDPNIYTMYSIISSAVNLCTIVYICFGFFGYIMFYTQEIGGNILVEFDPSITVELIKLGFVLSIAVSFPLVIFPCRTALHSLLYKKTHSLTSSDSPNGFIPYDRFNKITFFIVICTLFIGILIPDIELVLGLIGSTIGSVINIIIPALIFLKLTTIDNTERISAKFIAVIGVSLMIFGSYGNLFMVKSPEISHGELKVAKNLNAIDPQNSPTLKDLSNLVPSIANNLEVAIKKNASLEETVKPLIHKNLTAQKKNKKLKL, encoded by the exons ATGTcctttaattatgttattactaTTGCTAATAGCATAATTGGTGTATCCATTCTTGCAATGCCCTTTTGCTTTAAAGAG TGTGGAATTCTACTGGCAAGTCTCCTACTGATCTCAGCTGGAATTATGGTCAAAATTGTTTGCCATTTAATGCTCAAATCAGCCTTAATTGCTCGAAGAAACAATTATGAGATATTAGCATTCCATACTTTCGGGTACAGCGGTAAAATCGCCGTTGAAATTTGCATGATTGGTTTTATGATGGGTACCTGTGTGGCATTCTTTGTCGTTATGGGAGATTTGGGTCCTCCTATAGCCTCTGTTATTACGGGGCTCCAAAATAATTCGAATTTAAGAGTTGGGGTATTAATCG TTTTGGGTCTATGTGTGGCTCTGCCCCTTGCATTACTCCGTAATGTAGGTAGTTTATCAGGAATTTGTGTCGTGTCCGTTTCATTTTACGCTTCAGTGTTATGTCACATATTGTTTTCTGCATCTGGAAAACTTATGGATGCTTTAACCTCTGACAACCTTAATTATTGGAGACCTGCTGGAATTCTTCAATGCTTTCCCATCTTTATTATGGCACTTTCTTGTCAACC acaagtatttgaaatttacgaCTCTCTTCCAGATCCgaatatttatacaatgtacTCCATAATTAGTAGTGCTGTCAACCTTTGTACCatagtttatatttgttttggattttttggatatataatGTTCTACACTCAAGAAATTGGAG gaaACATTCTTGTAGAATTTGATCCCTCAATTACCGTTGAATTAATCAAACTTGGATTTGTATTATCTATTGCTGTCAGCTTCCCTTTGGTCATATTTCCATGCCGAACAGCCCTTCATTCATTGCTTTACAAAAAG ACCCATTCACTGACGTCGAGCGATTCGCCCAATGGATTCATTCCATATGATagattcaataaaataacattttttattgtaatttgtacTCTATTTATCGGAATTCTCATTCCGGATATTGAATTGGTTCTAGGGCTCATAGGATCAACAATTGGTTCCGTCATAAACATAATCATTCCCgccttaatatttttaaaattgacaaCTATAGACAATACTGAGCGTATCAGTGCTAAATTCATCGCTGTCATTGGCGTCTCCTTAATGATATTTGGATCATACGGCAATTTGTTTATGGTTAAGAGTCCGGAGATATCACATGGTGAATTAAAAGTTGCTAAAAATTTGAATGCCATAGATCCTCAGAATAGTCCTACCTTAAAAG ATCTCTCAAATCTTGTTCCATCCATTGCTAATAATCTGGAAGTGGCTATTAAAAAGAATGCAAGTCTTGAGGAAACAGTGAAGCCTCtaatccataaaaatttaacaGCTCAg aagaagaacaagaaGTTGAAGCTGTAG
- the LOC121115299 gene encoding putative sodium-coupled neutral amino acid transporter 10 isoform X1, which translates to MSFNYVITIANSIIGVSILAMPFCFKECGILLASLLLISAGIMVKIVCHLMLKSALIARRNNYEILAFHTFGYSGKIAVEICMIGFMMGTCVAFFVVMGDLGPPIASVITGLQNNSNLRVGVLIVLGLCVALPLALLRNVGSLSGICVVSVSFYASVLCHILFSASGKLMDALTSDNLNYWRPAGILQCFPIFIMALSCQPQVFEIYDSLPDPNIYTMYSIISSAVNLCTIVYICFGFFGYIMFYTQEIGGLCSNETFTVIFILNYLGNILVEFDPSITVELIKLGFVLSIAVSFPLVIFPCRTALHSLLYKKTHSLTSSDSPNGFIPYDRFNKITFFIVICTLFIGILIPDIELVLGLIGSTIGSVINIIIPALIFLKLTTIDNTERISAKFIAVIGVSLMIFGSYGNLFMVKSPEISHGELKVAKNLNAIDPQNSPTLKDLSNLVPSIANNLEVAIKKNASLEETVKPLIHKNLTAQVKKISNNDNTNKDTKIVKEEEQEVEAVAPSESKAKVNVKSTFKSKVNKSIKTKVVIPKKEN; encoded by the exons ATGTcctttaattatgttattactaTTGCTAATAGCATAATTGGTGTATCCATTCTTGCAATGCCCTTTTGCTTTAAAGAG TGTGGAATTCTACTGGCAAGTCTCCTACTGATCTCAGCTGGAATTATGGTCAAAATTGTTTGCCATTTAATGCTCAAATCAGCCTTAATTGCTCGAAGAAACAATTATGAGATATTAGCATTCCATACTTTCGGGTACAGCGGTAAAATCGCCGTTGAAATTTGCATGATTGGTTTTATGATGGGTACCTGTGTGGCATTCTTTGTCGTTATGGGAGATTTGGGTCCTCCTATAGCCTCTGTTATTACGGGGCTCCAAAATAATTCGAATTTAAGAGTTGGGGTATTAATCG TTTTGGGTCTATGTGTGGCTCTGCCCCTTGCATTACTCCGTAATGTAGGTAGTTTATCAGGAATTTGTGTCGTGTCCGTTTCATTTTACGCTTCAGTGTTATGTCACATATTGTTTTCTGCATCTGGAAAACTTATGGATGCTTTAACCTCTGACAACCTTAATTATTGGAGACCTGCTGGAATTCTTCAATGCTTTCCCATCTTTATTATGGCACTTTCTTGTCAACC acaagtatttgaaatttacgaCTCTCTTCCAGATCCgaatatttatacaatgtacTCCATAATTAGTAGTGCTGTCAACCTTTGTACCatagtttatatttgttttggattttttggatatataatGTTCTACACTCAAGAAATTGGAGGTTTGTGTAGCAATGAAACCTTtacagttatatttattttaaattatttaggaaACATTCTTGTAGAATTTGATCCCTCAATTACCGTTGAATTAATCAAACTTGGATTTGTATTATCTATTGCTGTCAGCTTCCCTTTGGTCATATTTCCATGCCGAACAGCCCTTCATTCATTGCTTTACAAAAAG ACCCATTCACTGACGTCGAGCGATTCGCCCAATGGATTCATTCCATATGATagattcaataaaataacattttttattgtaatttgtacTCTATTTATCGGAATTCTCATTCCGGATATTGAATTGGTTCTAGGGCTCATAGGATCAACAATTGGTTCCGTCATAAACATAATCATTCCCgccttaatatttttaaaattgacaaCTATAGACAATACTGAGCGTATCAGTGCTAAATTCATCGCTGTCATTGGCGTCTCCTTAATGATATTTGGATCATACGGCAATTTGTTTATGGTTAAGAGTCCGGAGATATCACATGGTGAATTAAAAGTTGCTAAAAATTTGAATGCCATAGATCCTCAGAATAGTCCTACCTTAAAAG ATCTCTCAAATCTTGTTCCATCCATTGCTAATAATCTGGAAGTGGCTATTAAAAAGAATGCAAGTCTTGAGGAAACAGTGAAGCCTCtaatccataaaaatttaacaGCTCAggtaaaaaagatttcaaacaatgataatactaataaagatacaaaaattgttaaagaagaagaacaagaaGTTGAAGCTGTAGCACCTTCCGAATCCAAGGCCAAAGTTAATGTGAAGTCCACATTCAAATCTAaagttaataaatcaataaaaactaaagttgTCATtccgaaaaaagaaaattag
- the LOC121115299 gene encoding putative sodium-coupled neutral amino acid transporter 10 isoform X4 has protein sequence MSFNYVITIANSIIGVSILAMPFCFKECGILLASLLLISAGIMVKIVCHLMLKSALIARRNNYEILAFHTFGYSGKIAVEICMIGFMMGTCVAFFVVMGDLGPPIASVITGLQNNSNLRVGVLIVLGLCVALPLALLRNVGSLSGICVVSVSFYASVLCHILFSASGKLMDALTSDNLNYWRPAGILQCFPIFIMALSCQPQVFEIYDSLPDPNIYTMYSIISSAVNLCTIVYICFGFFGYIMFYTQEIGGLCSNETFTVIFILNYLGNILVEFDPSITVELIKLGFVLSIAVSFPLVIFPCRTALHSLLYKKTHSLTSSDSPNGFIPYDRFNKITFFIVICTLFIGILIPDIELVLGLIGSTIGSVINIIIPALIFLKLTTIDNTERISAKFIAVIGVSLMIFGSYGNLFMVKSPEISHGELKVAKNLNAIDPQNSPTLKDLSNLVPSIANNLEVAIKKNASLEETVKPLIHKNLTAQKNKKLKL, from the exons ATGTcctttaattatgttattactaTTGCTAATAGCATAATTGGTGTATCCATTCTTGCAATGCCCTTTTGCTTTAAAGAG TGTGGAATTCTACTGGCAAGTCTCCTACTGATCTCAGCTGGAATTATGGTCAAAATTGTTTGCCATTTAATGCTCAAATCAGCCTTAATTGCTCGAAGAAACAATTATGAGATATTAGCATTCCATACTTTCGGGTACAGCGGTAAAATCGCCGTTGAAATTTGCATGATTGGTTTTATGATGGGTACCTGTGTGGCATTCTTTGTCGTTATGGGAGATTTGGGTCCTCCTATAGCCTCTGTTATTACGGGGCTCCAAAATAATTCGAATTTAAGAGTTGGGGTATTAATCG TTTTGGGTCTATGTGTGGCTCTGCCCCTTGCATTACTCCGTAATGTAGGTAGTTTATCAGGAATTTGTGTCGTGTCCGTTTCATTTTACGCTTCAGTGTTATGTCACATATTGTTTTCTGCATCTGGAAAACTTATGGATGCTTTAACCTCTGACAACCTTAATTATTGGAGACCTGCTGGAATTCTTCAATGCTTTCCCATCTTTATTATGGCACTTTCTTGTCAACC acaagtatttgaaatttacgaCTCTCTTCCAGATCCgaatatttatacaatgtacTCCATAATTAGTAGTGCTGTCAACCTTTGTACCatagtttatatttgttttggattttttggatatataatGTTCTACACTCAAGAAATTGGAGGTTTGTGTAGCAATGAAACCTTtacagttatatttattttaaattatttaggaaACATTCTTGTAGAATTTGATCCCTCAATTACCGTTGAATTAATCAAACTTGGATTTGTATTATCTATTGCTGTCAGCTTCCCTTTGGTCATATTTCCATGCCGAACAGCCCTTCATTCATTGCTTTACAAAAAG ACCCATTCACTGACGTCGAGCGATTCGCCCAATGGATTCATTCCATATGATagattcaataaaataacattttttattgtaatttgtacTCTATTTATCGGAATTCTCATTCCGGATATTGAATTGGTTCTAGGGCTCATAGGATCAACAATTGGTTCCGTCATAAACATAATCATTCCCgccttaatatttttaaaattgacaaCTATAGACAATACTGAGCGTATCAGTGCTAAATTCATCGCTGTCATTGGCGTCTCCTTAATGATATTTGGATCATACGGCAATTTGTTTATGGTTAAGAGTCCGGAGATATCACATGGTGAATTAAAAGTTGCTAAAAATTTGAATGCCATAGATCCTCAGAATAGTCCTACCTTAAAAG ATCTCTCAAATCTTGTTCCATCCATTGCTAATAATCTGGAAGTGGCTATTAAAAAGAATGCAAGTCTTGAGGAAACAGTGAAGCCTCtaatccataaaaatttaacaGCTCAg aagaacaagaaGTTGAAGCTGTAG
- the LOC121115299 gene encoding putative sodium-coupled neutral amino acid transporter 10 isoform X6, with product MSFNYVITIANSIIGVSILAMPFCFKECGILLASLLLISAGIMVKIVCHLMLKSALIARRNNYEILAFHTFGYSGKIAVEICMIGFMMGTCVAFFVVMGDLGPPIASVITGLQNNSNLRVGVLIVLGLCVALPLALLRNVGSLSGICVVSVSFYASVLCHILFSASGKLMDALTSDNLNYWRPAGILQCFPIFIMALSCQPQVFEIYDSLPDPNIYTMYSIISSAVNLCTIVYICFGFFGYIMFYTQEIGGNILVEFDPSITVELIKLGFVLSIAVSFPLVIFPCRTALHSLLYKKTHSLTSSDSPNGFIPYDRFNKITFFIVICTLFIGILIPDIELVLGLIGSTIGSVINIIIPALIFLKLTTIDNTERISAKFIAVIGVSLMIFGSYGNLFMVKSPEISHGELKVAKNLNAIDPQNSPTLKDLSNLVPSIANNLEVAIKKNASLEETVKPLIHKNLTAQKNKKLKL from the exons ATGTcctttaattatgttattactaTTGCTAATAGCATAATTGGTGTATCCATTCTTGCAATGCCCTTTTGCTTTAAAGAG TGTGGAATTCTACTGGCAAGTCTCCTACTGATCTCAGCTGGAATTATGGTCAAAATTGTTTGCCATTTAATGCTCAAATCAGCCTTAATTGCTCGAAGAAACAATTATGAGATATTAGCATTCCATACTTTCGGGTACAGCGGTAAAATCGCCGTTGAAATTTGCATGATTGGTTTTATGATGGGTACCTGTGTGGCATTCTTTGTCGTTATGGGAGATTTGGGTCCTCCTATAGCCTCTGTTATTACGGGGCTCCAAAATAATTCGAATTTAAGAGTTGGGGTATTAATCG TTTTGGGTCTATGTGTGGCTCTGCCCCTTGCATTACTCCGTAATGTAGGTAGTTTATCAGGAATTTGTGTCGTGTCCGTTTCATTTTACGCTTCAGTGTTATGTCACATATTGTTTTCTGCATCTGGAAAACTTATGGATGCTTTAACCTCTGACAACCTTAATTATTGGAGACCTGCTGGAATTCTTCAATGCTTTCCCATCTTTATTATGGCACTTTCTTGTCAACC acaagtatttgaaatttacgaCTCTCTTCCAGATCCgaatatttatacaatgtacTCCATAATTAGTAGTGCTGTCAACCTTTGTACCatagtttatatttgttttggattttttggatatataatGTTCTACACTCAAGAAATTGGAG gaaACATTCTTGTAGAATTTGATCCCTCAATTACCGTTGAATTAATCAAACTTGGATTTGTATTATCTATTGCTGTCAGCTTCCCTTTGGTCATATTTCCATGCCGAACAGCCCTTCATTCATTGCTTTACAAAAAG ACCCATTCACTGACGTCGAGCGATTCGCCCAATGGATTCATTCCATATGATagattcaataaaataacattttttattgtaatttgtacTCTATTTATCGGAATTCTCATTCCGGATATTGAATTGGTTCTAGGGCTCATAGGATCAACAATTGGTTCCGTCATAAACATAATCATTCCCgccttaatatttttaaaattgacaaCTATAGACAATACTGAGCGTATCAGTGCTAAATTCATCGCTGTCATTGGCGTCTCCTTAATGATATTTGGATCATACGGCAATTTGTTTATGGTTAAGAGTCCGGAGATATCACATGGTGAATTAAAAGTTGCTAAAAATTTGAATGCCATAGATCCTCAGAATAGTCCTACCTTAAAAG ATCTCTCAAATCTTGTTCCATCCATTGCTAATAATCTGGAAGTGGCTATTAAAAAGAATGCAAGTCTTGAGGAAACAGTGAAGCCTCtaatccataaaaatttaacaGCTCAg aagaacaagaaGTTGAAGCTGTAG